In the Myxocyprinus asiaticus isolate MX2 ecotype Aquarium Trade chromosome 31, UBuf_Myxa_2, whole genome shotgun sequence genome, ATAACAGCAACTGTTTTCTGCTTATGAAAAACCTGCTTTTGTAGCTATAGCTCAGAACAGTgaattattacagtatttttattcaCTCTTGCTGACTTGACAAATTTAAATTTGCcaacatgttacacaaacaaaCTGTATCAGCAAATCTGATAACAGATGACAGCATGGGATTTAACCACCTGTTGATCAACATTTGGAAGATTTATGTGATTGAATTGGCTTTATAAAGGGAGTGAGGATCAGGAAGCATTCATACAGAATCTAATACAAGTGAGGTAAGGCATCTTTAACACTGAATCACACCTCAGCTTCCTGCAACTTTTAACATATGGACGTTATGTTCTCATTTTAATATTTGTGTTAAATCTTCATTATAACCGAACATCTATTCTTTCTGACAGACATGGCAATCATTTATGATCTTCGGCTGATGTCTCTGGCCCTGCTGATGCTGGCGTCTCAGCTGAACTCTGGCAGTGCTGCTGTAGTGGTGTATGGTTTACGAGCCAATGACCTCACTGGTGATCCTCTTGGAAACAAACCCGATCCATACGTCAAGATATGGTGCGGTGGCGCTTATCAGGAGACAAACCATTTCCAGGGCAACTCTGATCCTACGTGGGATCAAACGTACCCCTTCTCAAGCTGTACATCTGAGGACAATCTACAGCTGGAGGTGTGGGACAAAGACGTGAAGTATGACGATCGCTTGGGCTCCTATAGTGGAACGGTGGGAACCGGATctaaaaacagtcatttttcTGTGGGCAAAGGAAAGATGTATTACAGCTACGATGTGAACTAAATCTGTTCCAAATCAGcactttgtaaagctgctttgagacAAACCTCCTTTGTAAGAAGCTCAATAATAATACAGCATGATTTAAACACTCTGTATGTTTTTCCTTGATATATGTTCATCAAAATCTACCCTCGGCTGACATTGCTTTTTAATAAAATGCTTTTAGtctattaactgaaataaaaagtaGACTACATGTGCACTCACAATACATACTAGTGTCCACAATTTAGCCGTAGATAAGAAAGAAATCTTTATGAGTGAGAATCACAGTGCAGTGAAATGTCCAGAAAGGTGGATGAAGAAAGTTAGttgctgaattttcagcatcattagtCCAGTCTTCactgtcacatgatccttcagaaatcattctaatatgctgatttggtGCTCAAAAACGTTTCTTATTAATGTTGAAAACAGTTTTTGCTGCGTAATATTTTTGTGGAAACCgtgatacactaccattcaaaaatgtgggctAAGtaagatttaaaataataataatattaatacttttattcagcaaggatgcattaaattagaaCAGTTTTACTGTCATTAAAAAGGCAGTAAAGACACATGATGTTACAAAAGATTTCTATTTCAAGTAATTGCTGTTCATTGAACTttgttcatcaaagaatcctgaaataAATGTAGGCCGGTCACCGTTTCCACAAAAATGTTAAAGTCGGCATGAGACTAAACTTGCAATAGTCTTTTCTTCCCTACTGTGACGTACTGTATATCCGAGTGAAACTGCCTCTCAAACAAGAAAACATTTAAGaaatgtccattttgatttcaaggtgactttaaatcaacaaaaacattgattttcaacattgataataacAAGAACTATTATTGaaaactgaataataataattgagcaccaaatcagcatattagaatgatttctgaaggatcatgtgacactgaagacaggagtaatgatgctgaaagttcagctttgatcacaggaataaattgcattttaaaatattttaaaatagtaaaCTATTCTTTTTAGTTGTAATAATATTTCTCAAGATTACTGTTCTTAATGTATTTTTGATCGAAATTAAATGCTGCTTTGGTGAGCATTCTTTCATAATTATTCCTAACTTTTTACAGGTAGTATTTATTTTGCATGATACTTCGGTTATACTACGGTTAGAAAATGCTCACAAATTCAATCAAAAGCATCTTATTGAAGGAAACCCTCCTTTCTAGTTGTTCAAAGCAATATATAGCTGATCTGGGATCAGTGCTTCAGATCCCAACAAATAGGATTTTAAGTGGGGATAAACTCTTCTTCTGAGGTGCCATATTAGTCCCATTAAAGTGTCCCACTTTAGTCCATGTGGCATAAAATGTCTGATAAATGAAACTCTGCACTGCAACCTTTCATTATCATTCGGCAGGGTAAAGGGTAAAGTGTGTTCCAAATGTACAGCAACACCATTGGCATGAGTTTGGGCTGAGACCAGATGTTTGTCATTATATGTTCAATTGCTTCTCTTCTTGCTCACAGATTGTACCAAGTGATACATTTCCCATTAAAGTGCACATCACACCACTTAACACTTTTGATACTTGCAAACACGAGTATTTTACACTAGATTTTATGCTACAGTCTTTTGGTCTTTGGGCAtattcacgtcatatttataatttaaGCGATTCTAAAACAGGTATAGTTTTCTCAGCTTTGCAAAACACTCCACCCATGCTGTATCcacatttcagtcatgacaactctcgaaATAGTTTTAACATGTTAATGAATTTGGCAATGCTAATGtatttggtcttggcggactagatctgctacgccgCTGCTGATTATTGCTGCCAATAGATGCAGAGACACGCTGCTGTGAGCATGTAAGATATGCTGCTACTGCATGAATAGACATACTTAAATCCCCCAATAAGGCAGGAACAAAGAAGAATGACAATACAAGCCAGCTGATTAGAATGCACACTATGTGTGACTTCAACAAATGATattcacatttatttgaattCACATTTCACATATCATGTTGCAAGCTGATAGAGATGGAGAAAATAACCCctcagcaaccacctgagcaagcATGCAtgctgcatgcatttatttatattttgctgtgttcGAACAGCTTATCTAAGAGTATGGTCATGCGACAAACGGCAAACCGCTGGGTAACATGCAAACCTGAACATTCTTCATGAAAAATACCTAATTTCACTTAAACATGTTCTCGTGCAAACTATGCTTGCCTGTGACCTCACAGTAAAGTTGTCTTTCTGCTGCTGCTTCCTGCTTGCATCATACACAACTTGTAAAACATCAAACATGATTTTGAATGTGTATGTTTGCTTCATTTACGAATTGATAAATGCAGACCATGCAactagcgaccacgaggaggttaccccatgtgactctaccctccctagcaactgggccaattaggttgcttaggagacctggcttgagtcactcagtgCACCCTgagatttgaactagtgaactccaggggtggtagccagtgtcttttactcctgagctacccaggccccccaaaatgtgattatattttgaagaacagactaaAGAAAAGCCGCTGATGTGCGTCTGATTTTatatgtgcgcagtgagctccactattcacgagtgcaatgaaagcgcttctcctaTACACGCACATGCATcgagttctgggcctcgttttcCAATAACTACTGATCTTAGCTGTTAGCTGTTATGTGCATCCAGGGTGTGATATAGCACCCGCCACGTGCAAAATGCgatgaggctcaatccagtttgcGAGCTCCTTATCCTAATGTATTTCATGCgaaagtaattttgctcatctacctgcaacaggtgggtgacttgtaagacgtctcagagtgacacatgacaagaaatgctgttagttagagacacgcttgaagaaacacactttattatatttttaagaacagacaaaagaaaagccgtcagtgctcgtgtctgattcgctgtttgttcagaggcgtgcaacaGAACCCTGTCTCGTGGAGCAAGCGCATGTAAAgtgttatcactcctttttctctgtttcattcgactgaaaactgtttggaagaataatgtaatctatgagaatgctgcaaatgacctcagaccatctcaggaggtgttgtgagtttcactttatttccacagagcagttcgctcttacacattgtgaacgcaactctacaggttcagtaatatattcaggtatctttgtattaaagaaacatagacaaaagtgattaaatcataaaataatacaagacacgtccaccttgaacctaaaatgttgtcctattttcttttctttaggcagcataaactgtattaccaaaacgcaatacaaacacatctgataagaacacacatttggcagctttttttgggaacacaagggaatttattaggcttatatattatgatgattattataattatctttacatttattcatttggcagacgcttttatccaaagcgacttacaaaaaaggaaaacaaaagcgaatcatcttaaggagacagtggtatgaatagtgccatattacaaagtttcactagcatcagaatagtattcaaaacagattaaattgcaacaggaaattattattattattatttaataatgactggttaagtgctcatggaaaagatgtattttcagtcgtttttt is a window encoding:
- the si:ch211-240l19.7 gene encoding uncharacterized protein si:ch211-240l19.7, with amino-acid sequence MAIIYDLRLMSLALLMLASQLNSGSAAVVVYGLRANDLTGDPLGNKPDPYVKIWCGGAYQETNHFQGNSDPTWDQTYPFSSCTSEDNLQLEVWDKDVKYDDRLGSYSGTVGTGSKNSHFSVGKGKMYYSYDVN